taaaaaaagttgaaaaagaGTATCAAGAAGAATTAGCAAaacttgagaaaattttaaaaacccaACGGCAACAGAAGGAATTATTTCGTAATGAAATAAGAAATTTGCGTTTGAAATCTCGCCCATTGCCGCCAGTTTATCAGCGCAAGTTCACAAAAGTTCTCAGTCTAGATGaagatttcaaatttaaagaagACTTTAATTCTCTGGAACATAATAATGAGGCTGTCATTAAAGATAGAAGTAATGATCAAGACGACTTGATTTCAATTGAATCCGACGAAATAAATActgaggtaaatttttttttttaactttatttttagaaaaaaaatttcttcttttttcttttcagataaaaaaatttttaaataaaatttatagagaaGAAAATTACAAAGAATCATTAGAAGAATTactgagtaatttaaaaataaataaaaatatcgtagtaattaaaaaaataaataagttaataaaattaaatattattgatgaaaaaaaatatcaactgataagtaaatatatagaagAAATCATATTGaggtatagaaaaaatttttagaacttttttttgtaataaataaagaatattaatttaaaaaaaaaaatagattggAGTCGGAGTTAGAAAGTGCGGAGTcgaatttatcattaaattggGACGTGAAGCCTAAGATTGATGAATTGTTGTCGAGTATGGCGATAAAGCGAGATTCATTTACTGTAATTAgtctgataaattatttaagggAAGAAGATTCAGTTGAGAAGGCTGTTGACTActtggtaaataaattgtccAATTCTGACTCTGATGTTACTATGGCGTTACGAGATTACGCCAGCAAGATGttgagtgaaataaaaataaatatcgagGCTTCACAGAGaaattttgagtgtgagtcaGATGATAATGAGGAGgcgagtgaaaaaaaatcaactgacTAAGAGGGAAGTGAGTAGAGGTTTAGAATAAAATGTGAGTTTGAGTTGCGATATCATGAAGAATAAATGAGATAATTAGATGATTAAGGTGCTCACtggataggaaatttaattcgctacaatttttgtttgattCAAAACTTTGTAGGATTAATAGTTTAAtagttatagtaaataaaaagtcataaaaCCGATTTGCAAcgtagtgaaaaaaaatataaaactgtTTAAACGGCAGTTTCTTCTGCACTAGATCTAATCATCACTACTGCCCATAAGAgccaaaaaacaaataaacaaaaattttcatcctaaattttaaataaaattttaaaattaaataattaaaaaaaattgtcattaaaaatcatcttattaacataataactttttgtacacttaattagttattaataaattataattagttatttttttttttgtaattttttacaaaaaaaattctatcgCTAAactaacttttaaatataatgtattttttgttttaattagaGTAATTGAGGTCTCAATTTTTAACGTGAGTTTTAATGGAAGTTTTTCAAAGGAAGAAAAATTGAAGGCACTTCCTTAATATctgttgtttttgttttaaaatttttacaataaaaaaataatttttacgatttGATTGCCTAATAGTAATTGTAGTAATTATGAcgttaatagtaaaaaaaatgtgtagaaaaaagataaaacttACAGGTACCGTTGAACTGTATCGTCTAGAGTTTGTCGTCACAGtcataatgatttttttttaatgatttagtcatagtaaaatatttatagctgagacttaatatttttttctt
This genomic window from Microplitis demolitor isolate Queensland-Clemson2020A chromosome 6, iyMicDemo2.1a, whole genome shotgun sequence contains:
- the LOC128667985 gene encoding golgin subfamily A member 6-like protein 22, translating into MESEIKRLKDEIKKEMIQKFGKEISLTSLYEAVLRRMIYDIKADIKEMIKSYDKEINEAKKKYREQVLILENLMRDNTEKLGLMAALEEEQRKLRKILKHNPEDEEKIKKVEKEYQEELAKLEKILKTQRQQKELFRNEIRNLRLKSRPLPPVYQRKFTKVLSLDEDFKFKEDFNSLEHNNEAVIKDRSNDQDDLISIESDEINTERRKLQRIIRRITELESELESAESNLSLNWDVKPKIDELLSSMAIKRDSFTVISLINYLREEDSVEKAVDYLVNKLSNSDSDVTMALRDYASKMLSEIKINIEASQRNFECESDDNEEASEKKSTD